The Desulfuromonas versatilis genome has a segment encoding these proteins:
- a CDS encoding M42 family metallopeptidase gives MDDKNFAFLKELVETPSPSGFEQPAQRILRRELEGVADELRTDVMGNLIARIGGAGQDAPRVMLAGHCDEIGLMVKYIDDNGYIFFAPIGGVDPHLVPGQRVYVHTAGGRVLGVVGKKPIHMIEAKDRETVIKLKNQFIDIGSSTRAETQALVAIGDPVTFAVGLERLQGDRVTSRAFDDKMGAYIVARVLQEVRRRGAPPVELFGVSTVQEEVGLRGGTTSAYGIDPDVGIAVEVGFATDYPEMDKKDPGDFKVGGGPIIARGPNINPALFELLMRTAREDEVPCQVMGAPRATGTDANVMQLTRAGVAAALVSVPLRYMHTPSEVLSLADLENTVRLLAGLVYRIEDRKQFIPN, from the coding sequence ATGGACGATAAAAACTTCGCATTTCTGAAAGAACTGGTCGAAACCCCCAGCCCTTCGGGCTTTGAGCAGCCCGCCCAGCGCATTCTGCGCCGCGAGCTGGAAGGGGTGGCGGATGAACTGCGTACCGACGTGATGGGCAACCTGATCGCCCGCATCGGCGGGGCAGGGCAGGACGCCCCCCGGGTGATGCTGGCCGGGCACTGCGACGAGATCGGCCTGATGGTCAAGTACATTGACGACAACGGCTACATCTTCTTCGCGCCCATCGGCGGCGTCGATCCTCACCTGGTCCCGGGGCAGCGGGTCTATGTCCACACCGCCGGCGGCCGGGTGCTCGGCGTGGTGGGCAAAAAGCCGATCCACATGATCGAGGCCAAGGACCGCGAGACGGTCATCAAGCTCAAGAACCAGTTTATCGACATTGGCAGCAGCACCCGGGCCGAAACCCAGGCGCTGGTGGCCATCGGCGACCCGGTGACCTTCGCCGTGGGCCTGGAGCGCCTGCAGGGCGACCGGGTGACCTCGCGGGCCTTCGACGACAAGATGGGCGCCTATATCGTCGCCCGGGTGCTGCAGGAGGTCCGCCGCCGGGGTGCCCCGCCGGTGGAGCTGTTCGGGGTTTCGACGGTGCAGGAGGAGGTGGGCCTGCGCGGCGGCACCACCAGCGCCTACGGCATCGACCCCGACGTGGGGATCGCCGTGGAAGTCGGCTTCGCCACCGACTACCCGGAGATGGACAAGAAGGACCCCGGCGATTTCAAGGTCGGCGGCGGGCCGATCATCGCCCGGGGACCCAACATCAACCCGGCCTTGTTCGAGCTGCTGATGCGCACCGCCCGCGAGGACGAGGTCCCCTGTCAGGTGATGGGCGCCCCCCGCGCCACCGGCACCGACGCCAACGTCATGCAGCTGACCCGCGCCGGCGTCGCCGCCGCCCTGGTCAGCGTGCCGCTGCGCTACATGCACACCCCCTCCGAGGTCCTTTCGCTGGCGGATCTGGAAAACACGGTGCGTCTGCTGGCGGGCCTGGTCTACCGGATCGAGGATCGGAAGCAGTTTATTCCGAATTGA
- a CDS encoding DUF4388 domain-containing protein: protein MNLTEVLSQQGFEVQVCRDGAKALELSLTWYPDLMVVDTGIPLLPAERLSQILLANPRTEGMSFFYIGREGELIEGFRRHKDHFVPRPFNAEQVLGLIFGHFKRRERTERVSRQEKDIEGSLNQVSLVDLLQIFGLNRKDGVLNLVRGEERASIHLMGGAVVNARCGRTEGEKAFYRLLRWEEGQFRFNPGRVESEARIARPMDHLIMDGLRQIDELIAQAEAMPHPDSLLVLKVPRDRLPRGLRPATQEILMILEYYPRVRDILDHCPRSDFEILQVLKVLLAKGLIEEHREEPGGLPMQLPLLSSAEVIALKDHLGERDVLLEEASAKLILLASCAADIRRFVQSLKGIPEFEPEGDFLLSDVSLGLGEVGRLNVAETFSLRLFSLPATDEAAPLWTPFCRRLFGVVSLGNLAKAEEFFKFRARVPVIKLAFSGDSPGVFVLEEGERKSLRRLLELFARRFVGPEQGPDAPAPAAGATAG from the coding sequence TTGAATCTGACGGAGGTCCTCTCCCAGCAGGGGTTCGAGGTCCAGGTCTGCCGGGACGGTGCCAAGGCCCTGGAGCTGTCGCTGACCTGGTACCCCGACCTGATGGTGGTCGATACCGGCATCCCCCTGCTGCCCGCAGAACGGCTCTCGCAGATTCTGCTCGCCAACCCGCGCACCGAGGGGATGTCGTTTTTCTACATCGGCCGCGAAGGCGAGCTGATTGAAGGTTTCAGGCGCCACAAGGATCACTTCGTGCCGCGCCCCTTCAACGCCGAGCAGGTGCTGGGGCTGATCTTCGGTCATTTCAAGCGCAGAGAACGCACCGAGCGGGTCAGCCGCCAGGAGAAGGACATCGAGGGGAGCCTCAACCAGGTCTCCCTGGTCGATCTGCTGCAGATCTTCGGTCTCAACCGCAAGGACGGGGTGCTCAACCTGGTGCGGGGCGAGGAGCGTGCCTCCATCCACCTGATGGGCGGGGCGGTGGTGAACGCCCGCTGCGGCAGGACCGAAGGGGAGAAGGCCTTTTACCGGCTGCTGCGCTGGGAAGAAGGCCAGTTCCGGTTCAATCCGGGACGGGTCGAGTCCGAGGCGCGCATCGCCCGGCCCATGGACCACCTGATCATGGACGGCCTGCGCCAGATCGACGAACTGATCGCCCAGGCCGAGGCCATGCCGCACCCCGATTCCCTGCTGGTTCTCAAGGTACCCCGCGACCGGCTGCCACGGGGGCTGCGGCCGGCGACCCAGGAAATCCTCATGATCCTCGAGTATTATCCCCGGGTGCGGGATATCCTGGACCATTGTCCGCGCTCGGATTTCGAGATTCTGCAGGTTCTCAAGGTGCTGCTGGCCAAGGGGCTGATCGAGGAGCATCGCGAGGAGCCCGGCGGCCTGCCGATGCAGCTGCCGCTGCTCTCCTCGGCGGAGGTGATCGCCCTGAAGGACCACCTGGGCGAGCGCGATGTGCTGCTTGAGGAGGCCTCGGCCAAGCTGATCCTGCTTGCCTCCTGCGCCGCGGATATCCGCAGGTTCGTGCAGAGCCTCAAGGGAATCCCCGAGTTCGAGCCGGAGGGGGATTTTCTTCTCAGCGACGTCAGCCTGGGGCTGGGCGAGGTGGGGCGGTTGAATGTCGCCGAAACCTTCAGCCTGCGGCTCTTCTCTCTGCCGGCCACGGACGAGGCGGCCCCGCTCTGGACGCCTTTCTGCAGGCGTCTTTTCGGGGTGGTTTCCCTGGGGAACCTGGCCAAGGCGGAGGAGTTTTTCAAGTTTCGGGCGCGGGTGCCCGTGATAAAGTTGGCTTTCTCCGGCGATTCTCCCGGAGTGTTTGTTCTCGAGGAGGGGGAGCGAAAGTCGCTGCGGCGGCTTTTGGAACTTTTCGCGCGACGCTTCGTCGGGCCGGAGCAGGGCCCGGATGCCCCGGCACCGGCCGCAGGGGCCACTGCCGGTTGA
- the guaB gene encoding IMP dehydrogenase — translation MLDLEIREGLTFDDVLLVPAHSTVLPKEVDLTTHLTRKIKLNVPLLSAAMDTVTEARAAICMAREGGLGIVHKNMTPAEQALEVDQVKKSESGMIVDPITMDPDQKIYEALELMEKYRISGVPITKNGKLVGILTNRDLRFETKLDQPISNVMTKDKLVTVPPGTTLEEAKYHLHQHRIEKLLVVDDSYALKGLITIKDIEKVRKYPSACKDDFGRLRVGAAVGVGADREERLEALVRAGVDAVIVDTAHGHSQGVIDAVVDTRRAYPELQLIAGNIATPEAAEALIKAGVDCVKVGIGPGSICTTRVVAGVGVPQITAIADVARVTRRAGIPLIADGGIKYSGELPKAIAAGADVIMIGSLFAGTDESPGETILYQGRTYKTYRGMGSLGAMKQGSKDRYFQGDVESDVKLVPEGIEGRVPYRGSLSANIHQLIGGLRAGMGYTGCATLKELQEKGQFIRITNAGLRESHVHDVAITHEAPNYRVERNS, via the coding sequence ATGCTGGATCTTGAGATCCGCGAGGGTTTGACCTTCGACGACGTCCTGCTGGTTCCCGCCCATTCGACCGTTCTTCCCAAGGAAGTTGACCTCACCACCCACCTGACCCGGAAAATCAAGTTGAACGTCCCGCTGCTTTCGGCAGCCATGGACACGGTGACCGAGGCCCGCGCCGCCATCTGCATGGCCCGCGAAGGGGGGCTGGGGATCGTGCACAAGAACATGACCCCCGCCGAGCAGGCTCTCGAGGTCGACCAGGTCAAGAAGAGCGAAAGCGGGATGATCGTCGATCCCATCACCATGGATCCCGACCAGAAGATCTACGAAGCTCTCGAGCTGATGGAGAAATACCGCATCTCCGGGGTCCCCATCACCAAGAACGGCAAGTTGGTCGGCATCCTGACCAACCGTGACCTGCGCTTCGAAACCAAGCTCGACCAGCCCATCTCCAATGTCATGACCAAGGACAAACTGGTCACCGTCCCTCCGGGAACCACCCTCGAAGAAGCCAAGTATCACCTGCACCAACATCGCATCGAAAAATTGCTGGTGGTCGACGACAGCTATGCCCTCAAGGGGCTGATCACCATCAAGGACATCGAGAAGGTGCGCAAGTACCCCTCCGCCTGTAAAGACGACTTCGGTCGCCTGCGGGTCGGGGCGGCCGTCGGCGTCGGCGCCGACCGTGAGGAGCGCCTCGAGGCGCTGGTGCGCGCCGGAGTCGACGCGGTGATCGTCGACACCGCCCACGGCCACTCGCAGGGGGTCATCGACGCGGTGGTGGACACCCGCCGCGCCTACCCGGAGCTGCAGCTGATTGCGGGCAACATCGCCACCCCCGAAGCGGCCGAGGCCCTGATCAAGGCCGGGGTCGACTGCGTCAAGGTGGGCATCGGGCCGGGTTCGATCTGCACCACCCGCGTGGTCGCCGGGGTCGGGGTGCCGCAGATCACCGCTATCGCCGACGTCGCCAGGGTGACCCGCAGGGCCGGCATCCCGCTGATCGCCGACGGTGGCATCAAGTACTCGGGCGAGCTGCCCAAGGCCATCGCCGCCGGCGCCGACGTGATCATGATCGGTTCGCTGTTCGCCGGCACCGACGAGTCGCCGGGCGAAACCATCCTCTACCAGGGCCGGACCTACAAGACCTACCGCGGCATGGGCAGCCTCGGCGCCATGAAGCAGGGGAGCAAGGACCGCTACTTTCAGGGGGATGTCGAAAGCGATGTCAAGCTGGTCCCCGAGGGGATCGAAGGGCGCGTCCCCTATCGCGGCAGCCTCTCGGCCAACATCCACCAACTGATCGGCGGCCTGCGTGCCGGCATGGGCTACACCGGCTGCGCCACCCTGAAGGAGCTGCAGGAAAAAGGGCAGTTCATCCGCATCACCAACGCCGGCCTGCGCGAGTCGCACGTGCACGACGTGGCGATTACCCACGAGGCGCCTAACTACCGCGTTGAACGAAACTCGTAG
- the miaB gene encoding tRNA (N6-isopentenyl adenosine(37)-C2)-methylthiotransferase MiaB translates to MDKKFYLETFGCQMNVVDSERIVDLLRQIGYSQVNSAEEAGLILLNTCSVRDKAERKVYGHLGRFKPLKDENPQLILGVGGCVAQQEGERLLEKLPYLDLVFGTHNIHKLPDMVRSVEENRGRCHETEFLDRETRIQLFPQRTEGDSITRFVTVMQGCDNFCSYCIVPHVRGREVSRPSAEILDEVRALAAAGVKEVTLIGQNVNSYGCKEQGEIGFAELLRQVHEVEGIERIRFTTSHPKDLSDELIDCFGELVKLCKHIHLPVQSGSDRILQLMNRGYSREQYLGKVRRLKAVCPEIRLTSDIIVGFPGETAADFEDTLSLMAEVGYADVFSFLYSPRPGTAAAQLADDLGAKEKQARFDRMLKQQEAVSRATWEGDVGRTLPVLVEGQSRQGGDQLFGRTTWNRIVNFDGPTELVGKVVPVKVTTNFKNSQLGELATGTEN, encoded by the coding sequence ATGGACAAGAAATTCTACCTGGAGACCTTCGGGTGCCAGATGAACGTGGTCGACTCCGAACGGATTGTCGACCTGTTGCGGCAGATCGGTTACAGCCAGGTCAATAGCGCCGAGGAGGCGGGACTGATCCTGCTCAATACCTGCTCGGTGCGTGATAAGGCCGAGCGCAAGGTCTACGGCCATCTCGGCCGTTTCAAGCCCCTCAAGGATGAAAATCCGCAGCTGATTCTCGGGGTCGGCGGCTGCGTGGCCCAGCAGGAGGGGGAGCGCCTGCTGGAAAAGCTGCCCTATCTCGACCTGGTGTTCGGCACCCACAACATTCACAAACTGCCGGATATGGTCCGCAGCGTGGAGGAGAACCGGGGGCGCTGCCATGAGACCGAGTTTCTGGATCGCGAGACCCGCATCCAGCTTTTCCCCCAGCGCACCGAGGGTGATTCGATCACGCGTTTTGTCACCGTGATGCAGGGGTGCGACAATTTCTGCTCCTACTGCATCGTCCCCCACGTGCGGGGCCGCGAGGTGAGCCGGCCCAGCGCCGAGATTCTCGACGAGGTCAGGGCTCTGGCCGCCGCCGGGGTGAAAGAGGTGACCCTGATCGGCCAGAACGTCAACTCCTACGGCTGCAAGGAACAGGGGGAGATCGGCTTTGCCGAGCTGCTGCGCCAGGTTCACGAGGTGGAGGGGATCGAGCGGATCCGCTTCACCACCTCGCATCCCAAGGACCTGTCGGACGAGCTCATCGACTGCTTCGGCGAACTGGTCAAGCTCTGCAAGCATATCCACCTGCCGGTGCAGAGCGGCTCGGACCGCATTTTGCAGCTGATGAACCGCGGCTACAGCCGCGAGCAGTATCTCGGCAAGGTGCGACGGCTCAAGGCCGTGTGTCCCGAGATCCGGCTGACTTCGGACATCATCGTCGGCTTTCCCGGTGAAACGGCGGCCGATTTCGAGGACACCCTGAGCCTGATGGCCGAGGTCGGCTACGCCGACGTTTTCTCGTTTCTCTACTCGCCCCGCCCGGGAACGGCGGCGGCGCAGCTGGCCGACGATCTCGGCGCCAAGGAAAAACAGGCTCGTTTCGACCGCATGCTCAAGCAGCAGGAAGCGGTCAGCCGTGCCACCTGGGAGGGGGATGTCGGGCGCACCCTGCCGGTGCTGGTGGAGGGACAGAGCCGCCAGGGGGGCGACCAGCTGTTCGGCCGCACCACCTGGAACCGCATCGTCAACTTCGACGGCCCGACCGAACTGGTCGGCAAAGTCGTGCCGGTAAAGGTGACAACCAATTTCAAGAACTCCCAACTCGGAGAACTCGCCACCGGCACCGAGAATTGA
- a CDS encoding histidinol phosphate phosphatase domain-containing protein, with translation MIDLHTHTLFSDGELIPAELVRRAAVAGYRALGITDHGDLSNMDLIIPRLLKVADDLGRAWGITVIPGIELTHIPPAEIQAAAVEARRLGAKIVVCHGETIVEPVAAGTNLAALEADIDILSHPGLITGDEAALAAQRGICLEITTRKGHSLTNGHVARMALAHGAKLVVNNDAHAPGDLVSLEMAKKIALGAGLSEAQFEQARKNSEALVRKAVGR, from the coding sequence ATGATCGATCTGCATACTCATACCCTTTTCAGCGACGGGGAACTGATCCCCGCCGAACTGGTGCGCCGTGCGGCGGTGGCCGGGTATCGCGCCCTTGGCATCACCGACCATGGGGATCTGTCCAACATGGATCTGATCATTCCCCGTCTGCTCAAGGTGGCTGATGACCTTGGCCGAGCCTGGGGGATCACCGTGATCCCCGGTATCGAGCTGACCCACATCCCGCCTGCCGAAATCCAGGCCGCCGCGGTCGAAGCGCGCCGGTTGGGGGCGAAGATCGTGGTCTGTCACGGCGAAACCATCGTCGAGCCGGTGGCCGCGGGGACCAACCTGGCTGCGCTGGAGGCGGATATCGACATCCTCTCTCACCCTGGCCTGATTACCGGTGATGAGGCGGCCCTTGCCGCCCAGCGCGGAATCTGTCTGGAGATCACCACCCGCAAGGGGCACAGCCTGACCAACGGCCATGTCGCCAGGATGGCCCTGGCCCACGGCGCCAAGTTGGTGGTCAACAACGATGCCCACGCACCGGGGGACCTGGTTTCGCTGGAGATGGCGAAAAAGATCGCTCTCGGCGCCGGTTTGAGCGAGGCGCAGTTTGAACAGGCGCGAAAGAATTCCGAGGCGCTGGTGCGCAAGGCGGTGGGTAGGTGA
- a CDS encoding response regulator yields MAKGRILVIDSDPFFRKLYQDTLEPEGYYLRAAARGAEAMECLRAEDFDLVITDPEVEAVNGVEITEAVKRFNPDQELLVVTGRQEVGKAVEAMKRGVSEYLLKPINPEEFLLVVNKALFRQSLRVEHKKLVDENIEYLSILSYYQKCLAFLKVHDIDRLGDLILDTLMDLLRAEGGVLWLPGYGGQQYRVRCRRGLVKLAAGEEAFNPTGAERKVMLSGQATLIGQGAAMWVPLLSGLEPVALVRIEAPAGREAFNRRDLKVAGMVAEFAASTLHNVLLYRNLEQSSLRVPRGEAYKMAFFRDHVEKELHKARRYGRNLSFVKLVVENYAELNSHFLDRELEAAMGRLIETVNTALRDADIMAQASPNEFYILLPETDYWGSLVTQKRIRKALRGKLTLCDLKRSYPIRVYLRAGSVPGDGSTFEDLGRAAERRLERLKESLFHRENMEDAPFWPVVARLLGAPADYSFDGEKLQVSSRLAAYEDPQRGRFFRMPAKRLEEIMRSFCRELVESHRVRGIIYRGCDDFERVKQSLRFTEALEKSATSLFLLGGKRRVTWDYQRIVPIFIPDEYFGKISFVLYLNEDYAYALFARRRGDELVGFHTSDFYFVENMITKLQEQYQLQAQI; encoded by the coding sequence ATGGCCAAAGGCCGAATCCTCGTCATCGACTCCGACCCCTTTTTCCGCAAGCTCTACCAGGATACGCTGGAGCCCGAGGGGTATTACCTGCGTGCCGCCGCAAGGGGAGCCGAAGCCATGGAGTGCCTGCGCGCCGAGGATTTCGACCTGGTGATCACCGACCCCGAGGTCGAGGCGGTGAACGGCGTGGAGATCACCGAGGCGGTCAAGCGCTTCAACCCCGACCAGGAGCTGCTGGTCGTCACCGGCCGCCAGGAGGTGGGGAAAGCCGTCGAGGCGATGAAGCGGGGCGTCTCCGAATACCTGCTCAAGCCGATCAATCCCGAGGAGTTTCTGCTGGTCGTCAACAAGGCCCTGTTCCGCCAGTCGCTGCGGGTGGAACACAAGAAACTCGTCGACGAAAATATCGAATATCTCTCCATTCTCTCCTACTACCAGAAGTGCCTCGCTTTTCTCAAGGTGCATGACATCGACCGGCTCGGCGACCTGATTCTCGATACCCTGATGGATCTGCTGCGGGCCGAGGGGGGCGTGCTTTGGCTGCCGGGCTACGGCGGCCAGCAGTACCGGGTACGCTGCCGTCGCGGGCTGGTCAAGCTCGCGGCCGGGGAGGAAGCATTCAACCCCACCGGCGCCGAACGCAAAGTCATGCTTTCCGGGCAAGCGACCCTGATCGGGCAGGGCGCGGCCATGTGGGTGCCGCTGCTCTCGGGGCTCGAACCGGTGGCGCTGGTGCGCATCGAGGCCCCGGCCGGCCGCGAGGCCTTCAATCGGCGCGACCTCAAGGTAGCCGGGATGGTTGCCGAATTCGCCGCCAGCACGCTGCACAACGTGCTGCTCTACCGCAACCTCGAGCAGAGCAGCCTGCGGGTGCCGCGGGGGGAGGCCTACAAGATGGCCTTTTTCCGGGACCACGTGGAAAAGGAGTTGCACAAGGCTCGGCGCTACGGGCGGAATCTCTCCTTCGTCAAGCTGGTGGTGGAGAACTACGCCGAGCTGAACAGCCACTTTCTGGACCGGGAGCTCGAGGCGGCCATGGGGCGGCTCATCGAAACGGTGAACACCGCGCTGCGTGACGCGGATATCATGGCCCAGGCTTCGCCCAACGAGTTCTACATCCTGCTGCCGGAGACCGACTACTGGGGTTCCCTGGTGACCCAGAAACGGATTCGCAAGGCGCTGCGCGGCAAGCTCACCCTCTGTGACCTGAAACGCAGCTATCCGATCCGGGTCTACCTGCGGGCCGGCTCGGTTCCCGGGGACGGCAGCACTTTCGAGGACCTGGGACGGGCCGCGGAGCGGCGCCTGGAACGGCTCAAGGAGAGCCTGTTTCACCGTGAGAACATGGAGGATGCTCCCTTCTGGCCGGTGGTCGCCCGGCTGCTCGGGGCGCCCGCCGATTACAGCTTTGACGGGGAAAAGCTTCAGGTCTCATCGCGACTGGCCGCCTACGAGGATCCCCAGCGCGGTCGCTTTTTCCGGATGCCCGCCAAGCGGCTCGAAGAAATCATGCGCTCCTTCTGCCGGGAGCTGGTGGAGTCGCACCGGGTGCGGGGGATCATCTACCGCGGCTGTGATGACTTCGAGAGGGTCAAGCAATCGCTGCGCTTTACCGAGGCCCTGGAAAAATCCGCCACCTCGCTGTTTCTGCTCGGCGGCAAACGGCGGGTCACCTGGGATTATCAGCGTATCGTGCCGATCTTCATCCCCGACGAGTATTTTGGCAAGATCTCCTTCGTGCTCTACCTCAACGAGGATTATGCCTATGCCCTGTTCGCCCGCAGGCGGGGGGATGAACTTGTCGGCTTCCACACCTCGGATTTCTATTTCGTCGAAAACATGATCACCAAACTCCAGGAACAGTACCAGTTGCAGGCGCAGATCTGA
- a CDS encoding M48 family metalloprotease, protein MNIRNGIFLALLVLTLFAGGCAVNPVTGRSELALMQVSTQEEVDIGQKTFPQVIQQMGGEYPDPALAAYVNRVGQRLGRVSARSDLPYQFKVVNDSSPNAFALPGGFIAVSRGLLVNMENEAQLAAVLGHEVGHVDARHSVQGMQRGTLLNVGMAVLSGVAGDTGLGTLAQQAGGLAANLIDKSYSRDQERESDALGIDYMVRSGYDPQGAIQLQEFFYRKIEGGAEPMWLTGLFRSHPFSKERLDANRDYVRRQYPQTLNNPNYSLLPQPLQQATARLRSVKGAYELYDEARKLEGQGNLSGAVASYLKAAAAAPEESLILTGLGMAYLKAEDTQSARRHLQKAAQLQPEYFLTRLGLGYAYLQGGQNPQAVSELEASMKLLPTLQGAYLLAEGYEKTGQRQKALSLYQDVAKADPNGKLGQAAAKRAQALGGR, encoded by the coding sequence ATGAATATCCGCAACGGGATTTTCCTCGCTCTGCTGGTCCTGACCCTTTTCGCCGGCGGCTGCGCCGTCAACCCGGTCACCGGCCGCAGCGAGCTGGCCTTGATGCAGGTGTCGACCCAGGAAGAGGTCGACATCGGCCAGAAGACCTTTCCTCAGGTGATTCAGCAGATGGGGGGCGAATACCCCGACCCGGCCCTGGCCGCCTACGTCAACCGGGTGGGGCAGCGGTTGGGGCGGGTGAGCGCGCGCAGCGACCTGCCCTACCAGTTCAAGGTGGTCAATGATTCCTCGCCCAACGCCTTCGCCCTGCCGGGCGGTTTTATCGCCGTCAGCCGGGGGCTGCTGGTCAACATGGAGAACGAAGCCCAACTCGCCGCGGTGCTCGGACACGAGGTTGGGCACGTCGATGCGCGGCATTCGGTGCAGGGGATGCAGCGCGGCACCTTGCTGAACGTCGGTATGGCGGTGCTCTCCGGGGTTGCCGGAGATACCGGCCTGGGCACTCTGGCCCAGCAGGCCGGAGGGCTGGCGGCCAACCTGATCGACAAGTCGTACAGCCGCGACCAGGAGCGCGAATCCGATGCCCTGGGCATCGACTACATGGTCCGATCGGGCTATGACCCGCAGGGGGCGATTCAGCTCCAGGAGTTCTTCTACCGCAAGATCGAAGGGGGCGCCGAGCCCATGTGGCTGACCGGGCTGTTCCGCAGTCACCCTTTTTCCAAAGAGCGGCTCGATGCCAACCGCGACTACGTGCGGCGCCAGTACCCGCAGACCCTCAACAACCCCAACTACTCGCTGCTGCCCCAACCCCTGCAGCAGGCCACGGCGCGCCTGAGAAGCGTCAAGGGGGCTTACGAGCTCTATGACGAGGCCCGCAAACTTGAGGGGCAGGGGAATCTTTCCGGGGCCGTGGCAAGCTACCTGAAGGCCGCCGCCGCGGCGCCGGAGGAGTCCTTGATCCTCACCGGCCTGGGGATGGCCTACCTCAAAGCCGAGGACACGCAGTCGGCGCGCCGCCACCTGCAGAAGGCCGCACAGCTGCAACCTGAATATTTTCTGACCCGGCTGGGGCTGGGGTACGCCTACCTGCAGGGCGGGCAGAACCCCCAGGCGGTGAGCGAACTCGAAGCGAGCATGAAGCTGTTGCCCACCCTGCAGGGGGCTTATCTTCTGGCCGAAGGGTACGAGAAGACCGGGCAGCGGCAGAAAGCTCTCTCGCTCTACCAGGATGTGGCCAAGGCCGACCCGAACGGCAAGCTCGGCCAGGCCGCCGCCAAGCGCGCCCAGGCCCTCGGGGGGCGCTGA